The following proteins are encoded in a genomic region of Pan troglodytes isolate AG18354 chromosome 2, NHGRI_mPanTro3-v2.0_pri, whole genome shotgun sequence:
- the VGLL4 gene encoding transcription cofactor vestigial-like protein 4 isoform X4, with protein MIKVRNKTANGDCRKDPRERSRSPIERAVAPTMSLHGSHLYTSLPSLGLEQPLALTKNSLDASRPAGLSPTLTPGERQQNRPSVITCASAGARNCNLSHCPIAHSGCAAPGPASYRRPPSAATTCDPVVEEHFRRSLGKNYKEPEPAPNSVSITGSVDDHFAKALGDTWLQIKAAKDGASSSPESASRRGQPASPSAHMVSHSHSPSVVS; from the exons GAACAAGACTGCCAATGGAGACTGCCGCAAAGACCCCCGGGAGCGGAGCCGCAGCCCCATCGAGCGCGCTGTGGCCCCCACCATGAGCCTGCACGGCAGCCACCTGTacacctccctccccagccttggCCTGGAGCAGCCCCTCGCACTGACCAAGAACAGCCTGGACGCCAGCAGGCCAGCCGGCCTCTCGCCCACACTGACTCCGGGGGAGCGGCAGCAG AACCGGCCCTCCGTGATCACCTGTGCCTCGGCTGGCGCCCGCAACTGCAACCTCTCGCACTGCCCCATCGCGCACAGCGGCTGTGCCGCGCCCGGGCCTGCCAGCTACCGGAGGCCACCAAGCG CTGCCACCACCTGTGACCCCGTGGTGGAGGAGCATTTCCGCAGGAGCCTGGGCAAGAATTACAAGGAGCCCGAGCCGGCACCCAACTCCGTGTCCATCACGGGCTCCGTGGACGACCACTTTGCCAAAGCTCTGGGTGACACGTGGCTCCAGATCAAAGCGGCCAAGGACGGAGCATCCAGCAGCCCTGAGTCCGCCTCTCGCAGGGGCCAGCCCGCCAGCCCCTCTGCCCACATGGTCAGCCACAGTCACTCCCCCTCTGTGGTCTCCTGA
- the VGLL4 gene encoding transcription cofactor vestigial-like protein 4 isoform X5 yields the protein MNKTANGDCRKDPRERSRSPIERAVAPTMSLHGSHLYTSLPSLGLEQPLALTKNSLDASRPAGLSPTLTPGERQQNRPSVITCASAGARNCNLSHCPIAHSGCAAPGPASYRRPPSAATTCDPVVEEHFRRSLGKNYKEPEPAPNSVSITGSVDDHFAKALGDTWLQIKAAKDGASSSPESASRRGQPASPSAHMVSHSHSPSVVS from the exons AT GAACAAGACTGCCAATGGAGACTGCCGCAAAGACCCCCGGGAGCGGAGCCGCAGCCCCATCGAGCGCGCTGTGGCCCCCACCATGAGCCTGCACGGCAGCCACCTGTacacctccctccccagccttggCCTGGAGCAGCCCCTCGCACTGACCAAGAACAGCCTGGACGCCAGCAGGCCAGCCGGCCTCTCGCCCACACTGACTCCGGGGGAGCGGCAGCAG AACCGGCCCTCCGTGATCACCTGTGCCTCGGCTGGCGCCCGCAACTGCAACCTCTCGCACTGCCCCATCGCGCACAGCGGCTGTGCCGCGCCCGGGCCTGCCAGCTACCGGAGGCCACCAAGCG CTGCCACCACCTGTGACCCCGTGGTGGAGGAGCATTTCCGCAGGAGCCTGGGCAAGAATTACAAGGAGCCCGAGCCGGCACCCAACTCCGTGTCCATCACGGGCTCCGTGGACGACCACTTTGCCAAAGCTCTGGGTGACACGTGGCTCCAGATCAAAGCGGCCAAGGACGGAGCATCCAGCAGCCCTGAGTCCGCCTCTCGCAGGGGCCAGCCCGCCAGCCCCTCTGCCCACATGGTCAGCCACAGTCACTCCCCCTCTGTGGTCTCCTGA